One Williamsia phyllosphaerae genomic window, GGGGCGACGACGATGTACCGACGATCGAAGCTCTCGAGGGCTTCCACCGCGGCGAGACTCCAGCCCAGCAGGGCGACGTAGCCCTTGTCCGGGTTCTTCGGCAGCTTTGTGGGCTGCGACATAAAGATCCTTCCTTCGCGTCGAACGGTCGGAGATGATCGTTTTCAACGGTACATAAGGCGTCTTGTCGGCCCGGTCCCCACCCAAGCGCAGGTATAACTGACGTTCATGCATCCCTTCGAGCGGCTCGCGCAGGACGCCATCGCGATCGTCGGGACGGGGCGGCGTGCGATCCTCGGCATCGCAGGCGCGCCGGGTTCGGGTAAGACGACCCTGGCCCGGTCACTCGTCGCCCGTGTCGGCGAACTACAGGGGCCGGAATGGGCCGCGCACGTCCCGATGGACGGTTTTCATCTGGGCGACGCTCAGCTCCGGCGACTGGGCACACTCGACCGCAAGGGTGCGCCGGAGACGTTCGATGCCGCCGGTTACGCCGCGATGCTGACCCGGATTCGCGTCGAGACGGAGACCCCGCTCTATGCACCGGGATTCGAACGCGAGCTGGAACAGCCGCTGGCCGCGGCGCTCGTGGTGCCCCCGACCGCCCGCCTCGTGATCACCGAGGGCAACTACCTACTCCTCGACGAGCCGATCTGGCGAGCAGCCCGCTCTGAGATGAATGCCGTGTGGTTCGTGACGACGGACGAGCGGACGCGGAGCGCGAGGCTCGTCATGCGGCACGTCGAGTTCGGAAAGGAACCCGACCGCGCCCGCGCGTGGGTCGCCGAGGTCGATCAGCGCAATGCTGATCTGGTCTCGGCGACGTCCACGCGCGCCGACCGCGTGATCGTCAGCACCGGTAGCGGGTGGGACGACCTCGGGTGGTCAGCGCAGTGAGCGCAGGTCAGGACTTCGCGCGCCACTCGTCGGTGCGCTCGTTGCTCGCCTCGGCGAGGGCCGCACGCGCCTTCTCGGCGTCGTAGCCCTTGCCGTAGACGGGCGTACCCGGCTGCTGACGCCACGAATCGGCGATCGACCCGGCGTCGACGGGATCGAAACCGATCTGGTCGACGAGGTCGGACACGATCTTCTTGTGATCCACGTCGTCGCCGGCGATGGGCAGCGCGATACGTCCGTCGGTGCCGGCGTCGACACCCTTCTCCAGCAGGTGCTTCCAGTAGATCCCGTTGAAGACCTTGATCACTGGTGCGCCGATGTGCTCGGAGACCCATGCGCTCTCGGGCTGACCGTCCTCGATGGCGGCGATGAGGCCGTCGCGCTGCTGCGGGTAGTAGTTGTTCGTCTCGATGATCGGGGCGCCCGGTTTGCGCGCCGCGAACAGGTCGTCGGCCAGGTCGGGGACGTTCTTCTGGGGGATCGAGAGGATGACGAGGTCGGCGTCGGCCGCCGCGTCCTTCGCCCAGACCGCCCGGGCGCCGGTCTCCGACGCCAGGTCGGCCAGCGTCTCGGGGTCACGCGAATTGGCGACCGCGACCTCGTGGCCGACGGCCGTGAGCCGCCGCGTCAGCGTCCCGCCGATGAATCCTGCTCCGATGATTCCGATCTTCATGTGCCCTGCTCCTGAGGTTCGACGACATCATCTGGTGTCGCTTCTCCACAGCATCGTGAGCAAGTCGAATATTCCTGTACCCGAGGTGCGCGTCACGCATCCGCTCCGCTTGCGTCCATCCGCTCCGGTTGCAACAGGAGCGGATGGACGAAAGCGGAGCGGATTCGATCGCTCAGTCGCCGGTGCGGGTGAGTTCGGCGCGGAACCGCACCGTCCCGGCGCACGCACCCGACCACGCCAGGGCCGACTCGTTGTCCAAGGTCTGGATCGGATTCGAGGCGTCGCCCCCGACGGTGGTCTGCGAGGTCAGGGTCGGGCGGTACCTGTCGCCCCGGCCCGGGCACTGCCGCTCGGGGAGCGTCTCGGTCTGACGGAACACGCCGTCGGAGTACCCGACGATCGTCTGGCCCGGTCGGGACGGTCTGTCGAGCATGACCACCACGCAGCGGCTGCCGTCGCGAGTGCAGGTCGGTGTCGCCGTGAATTCTGTGGTCTGGGTCGTGGGGCGAGAGATCAGCGACGGTGGATCCCACGACACGACCGTGGTGCGTTGTCGGTAGGAACCGCGGAACCCGTTTCCCGCAGTGGTCGCGGCCTCGGGGACCGAGACCTTCTCGAGGGCCGCAGTCCCCGCGGGCACATCGCCCTTGCGGGTGAACGTGACGGTCCCCTCGCTGACCCGGGGACACGAGCCCCCCTGGACCGAGCTCGTCGTGCCGGACAGGGTGGCGGGTGCGGCGCCGGCCGTCGACGCGGATCGAGGCATCACCGTCGTGCTGTCCATCGCCACCCAGGGCTCGTCGACCGGTGCGGTCGTGCCGGTCGGGACACAGGAGCGTT contains:
- a CDS encoding NADPH-dependent F420 reductase; its protein translation is MKIGIIGAGFIGGTLTRRLTAVGHEVAVANSRDPETLADLASETGARAVWAKDAAADADLVILSIPQKNVPDLADDLFAARKPGAPIIETNNYYPQQRDGLIAAIEDGQPESAWVSEHIGAPVIKVFNGIYWKHLLEKGVDAGTDGRIALPIAGDDVDHKKIVSDLVDQIGFDPVDAGSIADSWRQQPGTPVYGKGYDAEKARAALAEASNERTDEWRAKS
- a CDS encoding nucleoside/nucleotide kinase family protein; the encoded protein is MHPFERLAQDAIAIVGTGRRAILGIAGAPGSGKTTLARSLVARVGELQGPEWAAHVPMDGFHLGDAQLRRLGTLDRKGAPETFDAAGYAAMLTRIRVETETPLYAPGFERELEQPLAAALVVPPTARLVITEGNYLLLDEPIWRAARSEMNAVWFVTTDERTRSARLVMRHVEFGKEPDRARAWVAEVDQRNADLVSATSTRADRVIVSTGSGWDDLGWSAQ